Part of the Candidatus Micrarchaeia archaeon genome is shown below.
GACCGACCCCCCTTAATTCCACTATTATTGGTTGTTGGTTCATATGGCCAATCAAATACCTAAAAAATTTGCTCCACGTCGTCCGTCCTTATTTTGTAAACTTCAATATTGCCCTTGAACCCAGAGAAAAAGCCATCAATAAGCTTCCCATATTTCTCGTCAACCATAAGCACAGATTTAGTTTTAAATGAGAAATCCTTCAACCTGATTTTATTGAAGTGGTAGTAAAAAACCCTTTTCAAGCGATTGTAGTTGGATTTGTTTTTTGGTTTCAGATCATAAAAATACACAAACATTTTTCCACCCTTAAATAAATTTTTATCATTAAAAACAAAAAATATTTATTAATTTTATTAATTATTATAAATATATAAATGTAACTATAGTTACAAATTAATTAATTCTATCTCATAAATTTTTTATAAATAATACTAGAAGTATGCCCTCCCTCAACACCCACCCACTTAATTATTTATATCTCATCAATATTTCTATTAAAACAAACCAATGTAGATCGAATCTCAACAAATATGTTGTTGGTTCGCCACTGATGCACATGAAACTCCAACCAAGGGAATACCAAAAAAAAATATTCGATGCTATCTCAGCGTCTGGCAACACCCTAGTCGTGCTGCCTACTGGCCTCGGCAAGACACTAATTGCATTCATGCTCATTGAATGGAAAATGAAGCAAGGCAAGTGCCTATTTCTTGCGCCTACAAAACCATTGGTAAAACAACACCTGGTCTCTTTTTCGGACATTTCTGACGTGAATCCGGACATTGTAACTATAGTTACAGGAGAAATTCCGAAGAAGAAGCGCGCCCCCCTCTACAATAAACAGATAATTTTCTCAACCCCCCAAACGATTAAGAACGACCTGCGCTCTGGGGTATTCAACACACCAGGAACCGTGTCATTGTGCATTTTTGACGAAGCGCACAGAGCCATAGGCAACTACGCGTACACCTCCGTCGCCGAAAAGCTCCGGGAAAACGCGCTCATTGTGGGTCTTACTGCATCGCCAGGCGGCAACCGCGAACGCATAAACAAAATACTCGAAAACCTGTTCATCAAGAACGTGCAGATACGCTCGAAGCATGACACAGACGTGGCGCCCTATGTAAAAGACATAAAAATAAGCTGGATTGAAACGAGCCTGACCCCAGACCTCATGGAGATAAAAAACAACCTCGACCTGCTGATAAAGGAGAACGCCCGCAAGCTTTCTTCATTCGGCTACCCTCCACCTCTGAAGTCCAAGCGGCTTTTCATGGCCCTGCGGCAGAGGATATTGAACCACCCGAGCAACGCCAAATACGCGGCCCTCGTTGTGTATTCCGTGCTCCTGAATCTGCTCCACATGCAAGAGCTCGTGGAAACGCAAGGCCCTGGCGTCCTAAGAAAATATGTTGAAAAGCTCAAACAAAAGGAAACAAAGAGCGCCAAGATACTGCTCAAAAAACCCCAGTTCATCGCAATAGAGAACATCCTGCTTAACAGCACCGAGGAGCACCCGAAACTCGGGTTGCTGACCGGGCTCCTCCAATCACATCCTGGAAAATCAATGGTGTTTGCCCAATACCGCGACCAGGTCGCGCTGATTGAGAAAACCCTGAACCAGACTGGCATTAGTGCCCGCATGTTTTTGGGGCGAAAGGGCGAATACACGAAAAAAGAGCAGGAAGAAACCATCGCCCAGTTTCGGGAGGACAAATTCAGGGTCCTCGTAGCCAGTTCGATAGGGGAAGAAGGCCTCGACATCCCCGCAGTGGATAATGTGATATTCTACGAACC
Proteins encoded:
- a CDS encoding DEAD/DEAH box helicase family protein; the encoded protein is MKLQPREYQKKIFDAISASGNTLVVLPTGLGKTLIAFMLIEWKMKQGKCLFLAPTKPLVKQHLVSFSDISDVNPDIVTIVTGEIPKKKRAPLYNKQIIFSTPQTIKNDLRSGVFNTPGTVSLCIFDEAHRAIGNYAYTSVAEKLRENALIVGLTASPGGNRERINKILENLFIKNVQIRSKHDTDVAPYVKDIKISWIETSLTPDLMEIKNNLDLLIKENARKLSSFGYPPPLKSKRLFMALRQRILNHPSNAKYAALVVYSVLLNLLHMQELVETQGPGVLRKYVEKLKQKETKSAKILLKKPQFIAIENILLNSTEEHPKLGLLTGLLQSHPGKSMVFAQYRDQVALIEKTLNQTGISARMFLGRKGEYTKKEQEETIAQFREDKFRVLVASSIGEEGLDIPAVDNVIFYEPTPSEIRSIQRRGRAGRFKDGNVYILITKGTRDEYFYWASFNREKRMKSILGRMQDSQSAKTRQTGKPTANKIKTDKSGQSSLDSFF